From one Pseudomonas fluorescens genomic stretch:
- the dxs gene encoding 1-deoxy-D-xylulose-5-phosphate synthase: MPTTFQEIPRERPVTPLLDRADTPAGLRRLAEADLESLADELRQELLYTVGQTGGHFGAGLGVIELTIALHYVFDTPDDRLVWDVGHQAYPHKILTGRRQRMNTLRQKDGLAAFPRRAESEYDTFGVGHSSTSISAALGMAIAARLQNDPRKSIAVIGDGALTAGMAFEALNHAQEVDADMLVILNDNDMSISRNVGGLSNYLAKILSSRTYSSMREGSKKVLSRLPGAWEIARRTEEYAKGMLVPGTLFEELGWNYIGPIDGHDLPTLITTLRNMRDLKGPQFLHVVTKKGKGFAPAEVDPIGYHAITKLEPVDKPATAPKQAAGPKYSAVFGQWLCDMAAADQRLVGITPAMKEGSDLVAFSERYPDRYFDVAIAEQHAVTLAAGMACEGAKPVVAIYSTFLQRAYDQLIHDVAVQNLDVLFAIDRAGLVGEDGPTHAGSFDLSFLRCIPGMLVMTPSDENELRKMLSTGHLYNGPAAVRYPRGSGPNATIESNLEPLEIGKGIVRRQGSKVALLVFGVQLSEALKVAEQIDATVVDMRFVKPLDEALVREIAGSHELLVSIEENAIMGGAGAAVSEFLTREAVLKPMLHLGLPDVYVEHAKPAQMLAECGLDAAGIEASVRQRMQLLGL, encoded by the coding sequence ATGCCCACGACGTTTCAAGAGATCCCCCGCGAACGCCCGGTCACGCCGCTGCTTGACCGTGCCGATACGCCCGCCGGCTTGCGCCGCCTGGCTGAAGCCGACCTGGAGAGCCTGGCCGACGAGTTGCGCCAGGAATTGCTCTATACCGTTGGTCAGACCGGCGGGCATTTCGGTGCCGGCCTGGGCGTCATCGAGCTGACGATCGCCCTGCACTACGTCTTCGACACCCCGGACGACCGCCTGGTGTGGGACGTCGGTCATCAGGCCTATCCGCACAAGATCCTCACCGGTCGCCGCCAGCGCATGAACACCCTGCGCCAGAAGGACGGCCTGGCCGCCTTCCCGCGCCGCGCCGAGAGCGAGTACGACACCTTTGGTGTCGGTCACTCCAGCACCTCGATCAGTGCGGCCCTGGGCATGGCCATCGCCGCCCGTCTGCAGAACGATCCGCGCAAGTCCATTGCCGTGATCGGCGACGGCGCGCTGACCGCCGGCATGGCGTTCGAGGCGTTGAACCACGCCCAGGAAGTCGACGCCGACATGCTGGTGATCCTCAACGACAACGACATGTCGATTTCGCGCAATGTCGGCGGCCTCTCCAACTACCTGGCCAAGATCCTCTCCAGCCGCACCTACTCGAGCATGCGCGAGGGCAGCAAGAAGGTCCTGTCGCGCCTGCCGGGCGCCTGGGAAATCGCCCGGCGCACCGAAGAGTACGCCAAGGGCATGCTGGTGCCCGGCACCCTGTTCGAAGAGCTGGGCTGGAACTACATCGGCCCGATCGATGGCCACGACCTGCCGACCCTGATCACCACCTTGCGCAACATGCGTGACCTCAAGGGCCCGCAGTTCCTGCATGTGGTGACCAAGAAAGGCAAGGGCTTCGCCCCGGCCGAAGTCGATCCGATCGGCTACCACGCGATCACCAAGCTCGAGCCTGTGGACAAACCCGCCACCGCGCCGAAACAAGCCGCTGGACCGAAGTACTCGGCAGTGTTTGGCCAATGGCTGTGCGACATGGCAGCCGCCGACCAACGCCTGGTCGGCATCACCCCGGCGATGAAAGAAGGCTCCGACCTGGTGGCCTTCAGCGAGCGTTACCCGGATCGCTACTTCGACGTGGCCATCGCCGAACAGCACGCGGTAACCCTGGCCGCGGGCATGGCCTGCGAAGGCGCCAAACCGGTGGTGGCGATCTATTCGACCTTCCTCCAGCGCGCCTACGACCAGCTGATCCATGACGTCGCGGTGCAGAACCTCGACGTGCTGTTCGCCATTGACCGCGCCGGCCTGGTCGGCGAAGACGGCCCGACCCACGCGGGCAGCTTCGACCTGTCGTTCCTGCGCTGCATCCCCGGCATGCTGGTGATGACCCCGAGCGACGAAAACGAGCTGCGCAAGATGCTCAGCACCGGCCACCTGTACAACGGCCCGGCAGCGGTGCGCTACCCACGTGGCAGCGGCCCGAACGCGACCATCGAGAGCAACCTCGAGCCGCTGGAAATCGGCAAGGGCATCGTGCGCCGCCAAGGCAGCAAAGTCGCCCTGCTGGTATTCGGCGTGCAACTGAGCGAAGCCCTGAAGGTTGCCGAGCAGATCGACGCCACCGTGGTCGACATGCGTTTTGTCAAACCACTGGATGAGGCCCTGGTGCGCGAGATCGCCGGCAGCCACGAACTGCTGGTGAGCATCGAAGAGAACGCCATCATGGGCGGCGCCGGTGCGGCCGTGAGCGAGTTCCTCACGCGTGAAGCCGTGCTCAAGCCGATGTTGCACCTGGGCCTGCCCGATGTGTATGTCGAGCATGCCAAGCCTGCCCAGATGCTCGCCGAGTGCGGCCTGGATGCGGCCGGGATCGAGGCTTCGGTGCGTCAGCGGATGCAACTGCTCGGTCTTTAG
- the ribB gene encoding 3,4-dihydroxy-2-butanone-4-phosphate synthase, giving the protein MSPLHRKQFPNVAAAVAAYQAGKPVLLLDDDDREDEADIIAAAENISLETMAMMIRDCSGIVCLCLDETTVDELSLAPMVPNNRARHGTGFTVTIEAAEGVSTGVSAQDRITTIQAALDSTSADMRIVSPGHVFPLRSRDGGVLTRRGHTEGSVDLARLAGLRPAAVLCELMNPDGSMARGEQVAVYAKQYSLPVLTIDELARYRQAALTPALESA; this is encoded by the coding sequence ATGTCCCCTTTGCACCGCAAGCAATTCCCTAACGTCGCTGCCGCCGTCGCTGCCTACCAGGCCGGTAAACCCGTGCTGTTGCTCGATGACGACGACCGCGAGGACGAGGCGGATATCATTGCCGCCGCCGAAAACATCAGCCTCGAAACCATGGCCATGATGATCCGCGATTGCAGCGGCATCGTCTGCCTGTGCCTGGATGAAACCACCGTTGACGAGCTGTCGCTGGCACCCATGGTGCCGAACAATCGCGCCCGCCACGGCACCGGATTCACCGTGACCATCGAAGCCGCTGAAGGTGTGTCCACCGGCGTCTCGGCCCAGGACCGCATCACCACTATCCAGGCAGCACTGGACTCGACCAGCGCCGACATGCGCATCGTCAGCCCTGGCCACGTGTTCCCGCTGCGTTCGCGTGATGGTGGCGTACTCACCCGCCGCGGTCACACCGAAGGCTCGGTGGACCTTGCACGCCTGGCGGGCCTGCGCCCAGCGGCAGTGCTGTGCGAACTGATGAACCCCGACGGCAGCATGGCCCGTGGTGAACAGGTGGCCGTGTACGCCAAGCAGTATTCGCTGCCGGTGCTGACCATCGACGAGCTGGCGCGCTATCGCCAGGCCGCCTTGACGCCAGCCCTGGAAAGCGCCTGA
- a CDS encoding SGNH/GDSL hydrolase family protein, protein MRRLHNILGLALLICALPGCSPVAAVNTTAKPANTAAKAPANRVDGNLAVLAGKFKNANRAPVNIIQFGDSHTAADLFSGEMRRLLQARYGDGGIGLIAASPVPGTRYDQVILKTAKRQWELVSARNQQSTQFPLGGYLSVPTAANPSVRIEAREPTAQRYRVQALYQARENSSLVLRDGRSRNQRMLAATGGQWRFGPQVSNLGLPLDLTVNSRPGTLLGGWYIQSQKNAGVIYSALGINGARLDVQDKWQAGWQDNLKTLRPDLVILAYGTNEAFDDTLDLSLYQTQLRNTLKRLRKDLPRAVILLVGPPDSIKQRKARSCAARQPQQLAQVIRIQRQAAKQANALFWDWQAYMGGQCSIAGWQASGLARGDLVHLTADGYKKSAVGLHDFLRTQLGLK, encoded by the coding sequence ATGCGGCGACTGCACAACATTCTGGGGCTGGCCCTGCTGATCTGCGCGCTACCGGGCTGTAGCCCGGTGGCGGCGGTCAATACCACGGCCAAGCCAGCCAATACGGCGGCCAAAGCCCCGGCCAACCGCGTCGATGGCAACCTGGCGGTACTGGCGGGCAAGTTCAAGAACGCCAACCGCGCGCCGGTCAATATCATCCAGTTCGGCGACTCGCATACCGCTGCCGACCTGTTCAGTGGCGAGATGCGCCGCCTGCTGCAAGCACGCTATGGCGACGGCGGCATCGGCCTGATCGCTGCCTCGCCAGTGCCGGGCACCCGCTACGACCAGGTCATCCTGAAAACCGCCAAGCGCCAGTGGGAGCTGGTGTCGGCGCGTAATCAGCAGAGCACCCAGTTCCCGCTTGGCGGTTACCTGTCGGTGCCGACGGCGGCCAACCCCAGCGTACGTATCGAGGCCCGCGAGCCTACCGCGCAACGCTATCGGGTGCAGGCCCTGTACCAGGCGCGCGAGAACAGCAGCCTGGTGCTGCGCGATGGCCGTAGCCGTAACCAGCGCATGCTGGCGGCCACCGGCGGGCAGTGGCGCTTCGGTCCGCAGGTCAGCAACCTTGGCCTGCCGCTGGACCTGACCGTCAACAGTCGGCCAGGCACGCTGCTGGGTGGCTGGTACATCCAGAGTCAGAAGAATGCCGGGGTGATCTATTCGGCGCTGGGCATCAATGGCGCGCGCCTTGACGTGCAGGACAAATGGCAGGCCGGTTGGCAGGACAACCTCAAGACCCTGCGCCCGGACCTGGTGATCCTTGCCTACGGCACCAACGAAGCCTTTGACGACACCCTGGACCTGAGCCTGTACCAGACGCAATTGCGCAATACCCTCAAGCGCCTGCGCAAGGACCTGCCGCGCGCGGTGATACTGCTGGTCGGTCCGCCGGATTCGATCAAGCAGCGCAAGGCCCGTAGCTGCGCCGCGCGCCAGCCGCAACAGCTGGCCCAGGTGATCCGCATCCAGCGTCAGGCGGCCAAGCAGGCCAACGCGCTGTTCTGGGACTGGCAGGCGTATATGGGCGGGCAGTGTTCGATTGCCGGCTGGCAGGCTTCGGGACTGGCCCGTGGCGATCTGGTGCACCTGACTGCAGACGGCTACAAGAAAAGCGCAGTCGGCCTGCACGACTTTTTGCGCACTCAGCTGGGCTTGAAGTAA
- a CDS encoding TonB-dependent receptor domain-containing protein translates to MPYLRLAPFLLCLPSTLLAAPIDRESALKLPNTLISANRQVEDRTQTSAANTVFTRDDIDRLQPSSVTDLLTHVPGVQVSRTGGRGSLPGIFIRGTKSAQSLVLVDGVRIANTSSGDSGLQFLNIDQIERIEVLRGSRSAIYGSDAIGGVIQIFTRRAAKPGLQPRLHLAGGSNQSWQRDVGLSGGDERTRFNLAAGLDETAGINATRESFPANGDHDAYRNKSLSLNLSHVASDALELGLNLLDSRGRSEYDNLFGDRSQPYTDFNLSSIGTYADAQLTEMWHSRLELGHSENRDTKRDSLQPGGSEFNTYRDSINWQNDLSLDERNNLLLGGDWYQDRLHASTPLDEDSRWNRAAFVQHRYKGDNFSTEVGVRRDQNQQFGSQNSWSASLGLPLNADNDLLLSYSEGFRAPTFNDLYYPDYGNPDLKPERSKSYELQWRSQLAETTRLEASLYRTDLRNAISLGPNFIPHNVGSARINGVEASLHQDWFGWQSSLGLALIDPRDRDSGHTLERRARRTLSLDLDRQFERLGLGASWQAVSSSYADADNKRSLSGYGLLGLRGSWNLSREIRLELKADNLLDKAYSRAQYRYGAGFADYREEGRTWLLGVTWTPAL, encoded by the coding sequence ATGCCCTACCTGCGCCTCGCCCCCTTCCTGCTATGCCTGCCGAGCACCCTGCTGGCCGCCCCGATCGACCGCGAAAGCGCCCTGAAGCTGCCCAATACGCTGATCAGCGCCAACCGCCAAGTCGAAGACCGCACACAAACCAGCGCCGCCAACACGGTCTTCACCCGTGACGACATCGACCGCCTGCAGCCTTCCAGCGTCACTGACCTGCTGACCCATGTACCCGGCGTTCAGGTCTCGCGCACCGGCGGACGGGGCAGCTTGCCCGGTATCTTCATTCGCGGCACCAAGTCGGCCCAGAGCCTGGTACTGGTCGACGGCGTACGCATCGCCAACACTTCGTCCGGCGACAGCGGCCTGCAGTTTCTCAACATCGATCAGATCGAACGGATCGAAGTGCTGCGCGGTTCGCGCTCGGCGATCTACGGCAGCGATGCGATTGGTGGGGTGATCCAGATCTTTACCCGCCGCGCCGCCAAGCCCGGCCTGCAACCACGCCTGCACCTGGCCGGCGGCAGCAACCAGAGCTGGCAACGAGACGTTGGCCTCTCGGGCGGTGACGAGCGCACCCGTTTCAACCTCGCCGCCGGTCTCGACGAAACCGCCGGCATCAACGCCACCCGTGAGTCGTTCCCGGCCAACGGCGATCACGATGCCTACCGCAACAAGAGCCTGAGCCTGAACCTCAGCCATGTCGCCAGCGACGCGCTGGAGCTGGGCCTGAACCTGCTCGACAGCCGTGGGCGCAGCGAGTACGACAACCTGTTTGGCGACCGCAGCCAACCCTATACCGACTTCAATCTCAGCAGCATCGGCACCTACGCCGACGCACAGCTCACCGAGATGTGGCATTCACGCCTGGAACTGGGCCACAGCGAGAACCGCGATACCAAGCGCGACTCATTGCAGCCGGGCGGGAGCGAGTTCAACACCTACCGCGACTCGATCAACTGGCAGAACGATCTGAGCCTGGATGAGCGCAACAACCTGCTGCTGGGTGGCGATTGGTACCAGGACCGTCTGCACGCCAGTACGCCTCTGGACGAAGACAGCCGCTGGAATCGCGCCGCCTTCGTGCAACATCGCTACAAGGGCGACAACTTCAGCACCGAAGTGGGCGTGCGCCGCGACCAGAACCAGCAGTTCGGCAGCCAGAACAGCTGGAGCGCCAGCCTTGGCTTGCCGCTCAACGCCGACAACGACCTGCTGCTGTCCTACAGCGAAGGCTTCCGTGCGCCGACTTTCAACGATCTCTACTACCCGGACTACGGCAACCCTGACCTTAAACCCGAACGCTCGAAGAGCTACGAGCTGCAATGGCGCAGCCAACTGGCTGAAACCACCCGGCTGGAGGCGTCGCTGTACCGCACCGACCTGCGCAATGCGATCTCCCTGGGCCCCAACTTCATCCCACACAATGTCGGCTCGGCGCGCATCAATGGTGTTGAAGCGAGCCTGCATCAGGATTGGTTCGGCTGGCAGAGCAGCCTCGGCCTGGCGCTGATCGACCCACGTGACCGCGACTCCGGGCACACCCTGGAACGCCGCGCCCGCCGCACCCTGAGCCTGGACCTTGATCGCCAGTTCGAACGCCTGGGCCTCGGCGCCAGTTGGCAGGCGGTCAGCAGCAGTTACGCGGACGCCGACAACAAACGCTCACTCAGTGGCTACGGCCTGCTCGGCTTGCGCGGCAGTTGGAACCTGAGCCGCGAGATTCGCCTGGAGCTCAAGGCCGATAACCTGCTGGATAAAGCCTACAGCCGCGCGCAGTACCGTTATGGCGCAGGCTTCGCTGACTACCGCGAAGAAGGTCGCACCTGGCTGCTGGGCGTCACCTGGACGCCGGCGCTTTAG
- the ispA gene encoding (2E,6E)-farnesyl diphosphate synthase, with the protein MIGAYQASCQARVDAALEQLFIAPSVELTRLYEAMRYSVMNGGKRVRPLLAYAACQALGAAPEQANGAACAVELIHAYSLVHDDLPAMDDDDLRRGQPTTHKAFDEACAILAGDGLQSLAFSALLDPQLSPQQDSIRLAMVQTLALAAGPAGMVGGQAIDLGSVGLKLDQTALEFMHRHKTGALIEASVRLGALASARADQTQLKALQTYAQAIGLAFQVQDDILDVESDTETLGKRQGADIARDKPTYPALLGLDAAKAYALELRDQALHALRPFDAAAEPLRELARYIVERRN; encoded by the coding sequence ATGATCGGCGCGTACCAGGCCAGTTGCCAGGCGCGGGTCGATGCCGCCCTCGAACAACTGTTCATCGCCCCTTCGGTTGAGCTTACCCGCCTCTATGAAGCCATGCGCTACAGCGTCATGAACGGCGGCAAACGGGTGCGCCCGCTGCTCGCCTACGCCGCTTGCCAAGCCCTTGGGGCAGCGCCGGAACAGGCCAACGGTGCGGCCTGCGCAGTTGAACTGATTCACGCCTATTCGCTGGTGCACGACGACTTGCCGGCCATGGACGATGACGACCTGCGCCGCGGACAGCCAACCACCCACAAGGCCTTTGATGAAGCCTGCGCGATCCTCGCTGGCGACGGTCTGCAGAGCCTGGCCTTCAGCGCCCTGCTCGACCCGCAGCTGAGCCCGCAGCAAGACAGCATCCGCCTGGCCATGGTCCAGACCCTGGCGTTGGCGGCAGGCCCGGCCGGCATGGTCGGCGGCCAGGCCATCGACCTGGGTTCGGTGGGCCTCAAGCTCGACCAGACGGCGCTGGAGTTCATGCACCGGCACAAGACCGGCGCGCTGATCGAAGCCAGCGTCAGGCTCGGCGCCCTGGCCAGCGCCCGCGCCGACCAGACCCAGCTCAAGGCCCTGCAAACTTATGCCCAGGCCATCGGCCTGGCCTTTCAAGTCCAGGACGATATCCTCGACGTCGAGAGCGACACCGAAACCCTGGGCAAGCGCCAGGGCGCCGACATTGCCCGCGACAAGCCGACCTACCCGGCCCTACTCGGGCTCGACGCGGCCAAGGCCTATGCCCTGGAACTGCGCGACCAGGCCCTGCATGCCCTGCGTCCGTTTGACGCGGCGGCCGAGCCGCTGCGCGAACTTGCGCGTTATATCGTTGAACGGCGTAATTAA
- a CDS encoding MBOAT family O-acyltransferase produces the protein MSFLSIEFGLCFTLFFIVYWSLCWSVRLQNVLLLAASYGLVASFSFNSLYILLGYSALVYLLGLVGERYPGRRFSYLLVLLLVLGCFYLFKYQEFFVGGVQGALASAGLDVSLPVLEVLVPIGLSFYAFHSVSYLVSINRREMPSASAFDLALYLAFFPSLIAGPVNRASHMLPQIRSSSIREVLEPQRALGLIALAVVKLFFCSAWLASEWVDPVFETPGSYSPEQILLSVYGYSFLIYFNFSGYTNLVTGIALLLGFRLPDNFNAPYAAHNLKEFWGRWHISLSLFIRDYVYIPLGGNRQGVWRGNLNMLLAMLISGLWHGASINFIIWGALHGIGLALYKASTYILPQPMRWPGAGLAARLLTFHYVAFAWIFFRNASLDEAMDMLAGIGGLSFDGLFSSTGLLLLVSVLYVAVYPQLLVLLRQFFATTTRLPWQLYPIPLGLFISLVIFASQSGVPGFIYASF, from the coding sequence GTGAGCTTCCTTTCGATCGAGTTCGGCCTCTGCTTCACACTGTTTTTCATCGTCTATTGGAGCCTGTGCTGGAGCGTCCGCCTGCAGAACGTCCTGCTGCTGGCGGCCAGTTACGGCCTGGTGGCCAGTTTCAGCTTCAACTCCCTGTATATCCTGCTGGGCTACAGCGCCCTGGTGTACCTGTTGGGCCTGGTCGGTGAGCGTTATCCCGGGCGGCGCTTCAGCTATTTGCTGGTGTTGCTGCTGGTGCTCGGTTGCTTTTATCTGTTCAAGTACCAGGAATTTTTTGTCGGTGGCGTGCAGGGCGCCCTGGCCAGTGCCGGGCTCGATGTGTCGTTGCCGGTGCTGGAAGTGCTGGTGCCGATCGGCCTGTCGTTCTACGCCTTTCACTCGGTCAGCTACCTGGTGTCGATCAATCGCCGCGAAATGCCCTCGGCCTCGGCGTTCGACCTGGCGCTGTACCTGGCGTTCTTCCCCAGCCTGATTGCCGGCCCGGTCAACCGCGCCAGCCATATGCTGCCGCAGATTCGCTCAAGCAGTATCCGTGAAGTGCTCGAGCCGCAACGGGCCCTGGGCCTGATTGCCCTGGCAGTGGTCAAGCTGTTCTTCTGCAGCGCCTGGCTGGCCAGCGAGTGGGTCGACCCGGTGTTCGAGACGCCGGGCAGTTACTCGCCCGAGCAGATCCTGCTGAGCGTGTATGGCTACAGCTTCCTGATCTATTTCAACTTCAGCGGCTACACCAACCTGGTCACCGGCATCGCCTTGCTGCTGGGCTTTCGCCTGCCTGACAACTTCAATGCCCCTTATGCCGCGCACAACCTCAAGGAATTCTGGGGCCGCTGGCACATCAGCCTGTCGCTGTTCATTCGCGACTATGTCTACATTCCCCTGGGCGGCAATCGCCAGGGAGTGTGGCGCGGCAACCTGAACATGCTGCTGGCGATGCTGATTTCCGGCCTGTGGCACGGGGCGAGCATCAACTTCATCATCTGGGGTGCGCTGCACGGCATCGGTCTGGCGCTGTACAAGGCCTCGACCTACATCCTGCCGCAGCCGATGCGCTGGCCGGGCGCCGGTTTGGCGGCGCGCTTGCTGACCTTCCACTACGTGGCCTTTGCCTGGATCTTCTTCCGCAACGCGAGCCTTGATGAAGCCATGGACATGCTTGCCGGTATTGGCGGTCTGAGCTTCGATGGATTGTTCTCCAGCACGGGCCTGCTGTTGCTGGTGAGCGTGCTGTATGTTGCCGTCTACCCGCAGTTGCTGGTGCTGCTGCGCCAGTTCTTCGCAACGACTACGCGCTTGCCCTGGCAGCTGTATCCAATACCGCTGGGGCTGTTCATTTCCTTGGTCATTTTTGCTTCGCAATCGGGCGTGCCGGGGTTCATCTATGCAAGCTTCTAA
- a CDS encoding SGNH/GDSL hydrolase family protein yields the protein MQASNAGRLLSSQLGAAKAFYAIVITTLLLFWLNQDSISLYCQQKYHQSCELPVLGQSPAWRLGGNLTHALGDARDSFIDSLDKRSEAVMVAKVEASDTVELPLPMPVVPVHLDKPPVAAHPAVSKPAPVKVVAVAPAVAAPVAAPVAQPIAPVTQAAPLQAGTVVSLAAGDEVFLVGDSLMQGVAPHLANSLRKRYQIKSVNLSRQSTGLAYPGFFNWPQTVAKTLESEPNIRLMVIFLGPNDPWDMPQGKGKPFLRFKSPEWEVTYRQRIDSILEQARAHNVQVIWVGPPNMQKPKLSTAMAYLSGLYEQQAGLYQQHYVSANPVLGYTDDSFSYTLQNAEGKRIKTRVDDGIHFTTTGQKLISERILSMIAFPGLTVTGH from the coding sequence ATGCAAGCTTCTAATGCCGGTCGTTTGCTGTCTTCGCAGCTGGGAGCCGCCAAGGCTTTCTACGCCATTGTCATCACCACGCTGTTGTTGTTCTGGCTGAACCAGGACTCGATCAGCCTGTACTGCCAGCAGAAGTATCACCAGAGCTGCGAGCTGCCGGTGCTCGGCCAGAGCCCGGCCTGGCGCCTGGGCGGCAACCTGACCCATGCCCTGGGCGATGCCCGCGACAGCTTCATCGACAGCCTGGATAAACGCAGCGAAGCGGTGATGGTCGCCAAGGTTGAGGCCAGCGACACGGTCGAGCTGCCGTTGCCGATGCCGGTGGTTCCGGTGCATCTGGACAAACCACCAGTCGCTGCCCACCCGGCGGTCAGCAAGCCGGCGCCAGTCAAGGTCGTGGCCGTTGCGCCGGCGGTGGCGGCACCTGTCGCAGCCCCTGTGGCCCAGCCGATTGCACCGGTTACCCAGGCGGCGCCTCTGCAAGCGGGCACCGTGGTGTCCCTGGCGGCGGGGGATGAAGTGTTCCTGGTCGGCGATTCGCTGATGCAGGGCGTTGCCCCGCACCTGGCCAACAGCCTGCGCAAGCGCTACCAGATCAAGAGCGTCAACCTCAGCCGGCAGAGCACCGGCCTTGCCTATCCAGGTTTCTTCAACTGGCCGCAGACCGTGGCCAAGACCCTGGAGAGCGAGCCGAACATTCGCCTGATGGTGATCTTCCTCGGCCCCAACGACCCGTGGGACATGCCCCAGGGCAAGGGCAAGCCGTTCTTGCGCTTCAAATCGCCGGAGTGGGAAGTCACCTACCGCCAGCGTATCGACTCGATCCTCGAACAGGCCCGTGCGCACAATGTGCAGGTGATCTGGGTCGGGCCACCGAACATGCAGAAGCCCAAGCTGTCTACGGCCATGGCTTATCTGAGCGGGCTGTACGAACAACAGGCCGGCCTGTATCAACAGCATTACGTCTCGGCCAACCCGGTCCTCGGTTACACCGACGACAGCTTCTCCTATACCTTGCAGAACGCAGAGGGTAAACGGATCAAGACCCGGGTCGATGACGGCATCCATTTCACCACCACCGGACAGAAGCTGATCTCGGAACGGATTCTCTCGATGATCGCCTTTCCCGGCCTCACTGTAACGGGACACTGA
- a CDS encoding cobalamin-binding protein — MRRYLWLLLLALGMPLAAAPRVVSLAPSISEIILDLQAADLLVGMAEWHERPAQLSAVPLVGRYGQLDMERLLSVRPDLVLYWPGSVPAAQRAQLERLGIPLYSVDVYELDDLVSQVDEIGVRIGRKEQGRQLSAALRNRLAALRQQYHRERALTVFYQVWDKPLYTVGGYQIISDALSVCGARNVFADLTQPAPQVNLETVLARNPQVILAPDQLQLDAWKAWPHVAAVRDGLLLQVPDKGLERPSGQMIEATAKLCALLQAKAPASR, encoded by the coding sequence ATGCGCCGTTACCTGTGGTTGTTGCTCCTGGCCCTCGGCATGCCGCTGGCGGCAGCGCCGCGGGTGGTCAGCCTGGCGCCCTCGATCAGCGAAATCATCCTCGACCTGCAGGCCGCCGACCTGCTGGTAGGCATGGCCGAGTGGCACGAACGACCGGCACAGTTAAGCGCCGTACCGTTGGTGGGCCGCTACGGTCAGCTGGACATGGAGCGCCTGCTCAGCGTACGCCCGGACCTGGTGTTGTACTGGCCGGGCAGCGTGCCGGCGGCCCAGCGTGCGCAGCTCGAACGCCTGGGTATCCCGCTGTATAGCGTCGATGTGTACGAGCTGGATGACCTGGTGTCCCAGGTCGACGAAATTGGTGTGCGCATCGGGCGCAAGGAGCAAGGCAGGCAGCTGTCCGCAGCCCTGCGCAACCGCCTTGCCGCGCTGCGCCAGCAGTACCATCGCGAGCGTGCCCTGACAGTGTTCTATCAGGTCTGGGACAAGCCGCTGTATACCGTTGGCGGTTACCAGATCATCTCCGATGCGCTGAGCGTCTGCGGTGCCCGTAACGTGTTTGCCGACCTCACTCAGCCGGCGCCACAGGTCAATCTGGAGACCGTGCTGGCGCGCAATCCCCAGGTGATCCTCGCTCCCGACCAGCTTCAGCTCGATGCCTGGAAGGCTTGGCCGCACGTCGCTGCCGTGCGCGATGGCCTGCTGTTGCAGGTACCGGACAAGGGTCTTGAGCGTCCCAGCGGGCAGATGATCGAAGCGACGGCGAAGCTGTGTGCGCTGCTGCAGGCTAAAGCGCCGGCGTCCAGGTGA
- a CDS encoding exodeoxyribonuclease VII small subunit, producing MARKKASIDFEQSLADLQVLVERLENGELSLEDSLTAFEQGISLTRDCQSALAQAEQKVQVLLERDGELAAEPFDADQPE from the coding sequence ATGGCCCGAAAAAAAGCCTCCATTGATTTCGAGCAATCCCTCGCCGACCTGCAGGTCCTGGTCGAGCGCCTGGAGAACGGCGAGCTGTCGCTGGAAGACTCGCTGACCGCCTTCGAACAGGGCATCAGCCTGACCCGCGACTGCCAGAGCGCCCTGGCCCAGGCCGAACAGAAGGTCCAGGTGCTGCTGGAGCGCGATGGCGAGCTCGCTGCCGAGCCTTTCGACGCGGACCAGCCAGAATGA